A section of the Salvelinus sp. IW2-2015 linkage group LG7, ASM291031v2, whole genome shotgun sequence genome encodes:
- the LOC111966308 gene encoding protein RCC2 homolog yields the protein MVRTKELSDFQRGTVIGCHLSNKSVRQISAMLELPRSTVSAVIVKWKRLGATTAQPRSGRPHKLTEWDRQVLKHVACTNRPSSVATLTTEFQTASGSKVSTRTVRRELHEMGFHGRAAAHTPKITKSGLQAVTVADNIKEKIKLDLPKVKGQLLIFGATNWDLIGRKEVPKAQVAFRNLGQNLWGPHRYGSLSDVQVSSVVSGPCAAHSLLITTEGKLWSWGRNEKGQLGHGDTKRLEAPKLIEALADEVVVAAACGRNHTLALTEGGTAYSFGENKLGQLGQGNQTDAVLSPALIQYNGQPLVKVACGAEFSMVVDCKGILYSFGCPEYGQLGHNSDGKFIARAQRIEFDCETIARRVAIFIXKSKDGQVTPVPNVVVRDVACGGNHTLILDSQKRVFSWGFGGYGRLGHTEQKDEMVPRLVKLFDFPRRGASQIYTGYQCSFAINEMGGLFFWGVTKTSRESTMYPKSVQDLCGWKVRSLACGKSSXVIAADDSTISWGPSPTFGELGYGDNKAKSSTTAQEVKTLDGVYTEQVVMGYAHCLVIARQDTPQEQEKLKKLPEYNPRTL from the exons atggtccgtactaaagagctcagtgactttcaacgtggtaccgtcataggatgccacctttccaacaagtcagttcgtcaaatttctgccatgctagagctgcccaggtcaactgtaagtgctgttattgtgaagtggaaacgtctaggagcaacaacagcgcagccgcgaagtggtagaccacacaagctcacagaatgggaccgccaagtgctgaagcatgtagcatGTACAAATCGTccgtcctctgttgcaacactcacaactgagttccaaacagcctctggaagcaaggtcagcacaagaactgttcgtcgggagcttcatgaaatgggtttccatggccgagcagccgcacacacgcCTAAGATCACCAAGTCAGGCCTTCAAGCAGTCACTGTCGCGGACAATATCAAGGAAAAAATA AAACTTGACTTACCTAAAGTCAAAGGTCAACTGCTCATTTTCGGAGCCACCAACTGGGATCTCATCGGAAGGAAAGAGGTGCCAAAAGCACAAG TGGCCTTCAGGAACCTAGGCCAGAACTTGTGGGGTCCTCACCGCTACGGCAGCCTGAGTGACGTGCAGGTCAGCAGTGTGGTGTCTGGGCCCTGTGCTGCCCACAGCCTCCTAATCACCACTGAGGGCAAGCTCTGGAGCTGGG gTCGAAATGAAAAGGGTCAGCTGGGTCACGGGGACACCAAGCGCCTGGAGGCCCCAAAGCTGATTGAGGCCCTCGCAGACGAAGTGGTGGTGGCTGCAGCCTGTGGACGYAACCACACCCTGGCATTGACWGAGGGTGGCACCGCCTACTCGTTTGGAGAGAACAAACTGGGCCAGCTGGGCCAGGGCAACCAAACAGATGcagtcctcagtccagccctg ATCCAGTACAATGGGCAGCCCTTGGTCAAGGTGGCGTGTGGGGCAGAGTTCAGCATGGTGGTGGACTGCAAAGGAATCCTCTACTCGTTCGGGTGCCCAGAGTATGGCCAGCTAG GACACAACTCTGATGGCAAGTTCATTGCCCGSGCTCAGCGCATCGAGTTTGACTGTGAGACCATTGCACGCCGCGTGGCCATCTTCATCRAGAAGAGTAAGGACGGCCAGGTGACGCCTGTACCTAACGTGGTGGTCCGAGACGTCGCCTGCGGAGGCAATCACACG CTGATATTGGACTCCCAGAAGCGGGTGTTTTCCTGGGGCTTTGGTGGTTATGGACGGCTGGGTCACACGGAGCAGAAGGACGAGATGGTGCCCAGACTGGTGAAGCTCTTTGACTTCCCCAGGCGCGGGGCATCCCAAATCTACACTGGCTATCAGTGCTCCTTCGCTATAAATGAGATGG GAGGGCTGTTTTTCTGGGGGGTCACCAARACCTCGCGGGAGTCTACCATGTACCCCAAGTCCGTGCAGGACCTGTGTGGCTGGAAGGTCCGCAGTCTGGCGTGCGGGAAAAGCAGTATKGTTATCGCTGCAGACGACAGCACCATCAGCTGGGGACCCTCCCCCACCTTTGGGGAACTG GGATACGGAGACAACAAGGCCAAGTCCTCCACTACTGCTCAGGAGGTGAAGACCCTGGATGGAGTTTACACTGAACAG GTGGTGATGGGATACGCACACTGCCTGGTCATCGCCAGACAGGATACTCCACAGGAACAAGAGAAGCTCAAGAAGCTGCCAGAGTACAACCCACGCACGCTCTGA
- the LOC111966306 gene encoding large ribosomal subunit protein eL22, whose protein sequence is MAPVKKQSNKSNKGSKGGKKKKQVLKFTLDCTHPVEDGIMDAANFEQFLQERIKVNGKAGNLGGGVVSIERSKSKITVSSEVPFSKRYLKYLTKKYLKKNNLRDWLRVVANTKESYELRYFQINQDEEEEEDED, encoded by the exons ATGGCTCCTGTG AAGAAACAGAGCAACAAAAGCAACAAAGGCTCCAAGGGTggcaagaagaagaagcaggTCCTGAAGTTCACTCTGGACTGCACCCACCCTGTTGAAGATGGCATCATGGATGCTGCCAACTTT GAGCAGTTCCTTCAGGAGCGCATCAAGGTGAACGGGAAAGCTGGCAATCTGGGTGGCGGTGTGGTGTCTATTGAGAGGAGCAAGAGCAAGATCACTGTGTCCTCTGAGGTCCCCTTTTCCAAAAG ATATCTGAAATATCTGACCAAGAAGTACTTGAAGAAGAACAACCTTCGCGACTGGCTGCGTGTTGTGGCCAACACCAAGGAGAGCTACGAGCTGCGTTACTTCCAGATCAaccaggatgaggaggaggaagaggatgaggattaA